In the genome of Shewanella glacialimarina, one region contains:
- a CDS encoding beta-ketoacyl-ACP synthase III, producing MIKVVISGSGLFVPPYAVSNDELVASYNSYVDLHNQQHSQQIESNELEPLAYSSSEFIEKASGIKNRYVMVKEGILNPEIMMPLIADQASDELSLQASMGIAAAKQALTQAKVNAEDIDLVIVACAYTQRAYPAIAIEIQQAIGTKGFAYDMLVACSSATFAIVNAVNAIKGGTANRVLVINPELTSPQSNFRDRDSHFIFGDVATAVVVERQDLAQTEHAFNILSTSCMTDYSNNIRSNFGFVNRCDPDNASTADKLFHQQGRKVFKELLPMIYQHLDKQFADEQIKPEEFKRLWLHQANINMNMFVVKKLLGDDVDETTAPIVLDEFANTASAGSVIAFNKFNSDFKTGDLGLLCSFGAGYSIGSIVLEKC from the coding sequence AATCAACAACACTCTCAGCAAATAGAAAGCAATGAACTTGAGCCCTTGGCATATTCATCTAGTGAATTTATCGAGAAAGCATCAGGGATAAAAAATCGATACGTAATGGTGAAAGAGGGGATCTTAAACCCTGAGATAATGATGCCATTAATTGCTGATCAAGCGTCTGATGAGCTGTCGCTGCAGGCTAGCATGGGTATTGCAGCTGCAAAGCAAGCGCTGACCCAGGCAAAAGTGAATGCTGAGGATATCGATTTAGTCATTGTGGCCTGTGCCTATACGCAGCGGGCGTATCCTGCAATTGCAATTGAAATTCAACAAGCTATTGGCACTAAAGGTTTTGCCTATGACATGCTAGTAGCTTGCTCGTCAGCGACCTTTGCTATAGTAAATGCGGTTAATGCTATTAAAGGCGGTACTGCAAATCGCGTATTAGTCATAAACCCTGAACTGACTTCGCCGCAAAGTAATTTCAGAGACCGAGACAGTCATTTTATTTTTGGTGATGTGGCAACTGCGGTTGTGGTCGAAAGGCAAGATTTAGCTCAAACAGAACATGCTTTCAATATTTTATCGACAAGTTGTATGACAGATTACTCTAACAATATTCGCAGCAATTTTGGTTTTGTGAATCGTTGTGATCCTGACAATGCGAGCACTGCCGATAAGTTATTTCATCAACAAGGACGTAAAGTATTTAAAGAGCTTTTGCCAATGATTTATCAGCATTTAGATAAGCAATTTGCAGATGAGCAAATCAAACCTGAAGAATTTAAACGTTTATGGTTACATCAAGCTAATATCAACATGAATATGTTTGTAGTTAAAAAATTATTAGGTGATGACGTTGACGAAACAACGGCACCAATAGTACTTGATGAGTTTGCTAATACCGCTTCTGCTGGTTCGGTTATTGCTTTTAACAAGTTTAATAGCGATTTTAAAACCGGCGATCTCGGTCTACTATGTTCATTTGGTGCTGGCTATTCTATTGGCAGTATCGTACTCGAAAAATGTTAG
- a CDS encoding response regulator has protein sequence MKLLIVEDSRTLSKVLKHLIIQEIECEVDIAPDLASAIHLLEHNKYFLVVADLNLPDAPNGEIVSLVLNSYHTTCIVLTASLDSQQRKELLKLGIADYVLKENRYSYEYVVKLISRLKRNQQVKVLVADDSVVSRKFVRVLLEQHLFQVLEAHDGAQALTVLKEQPDIQLLITDYNMPNVDGFELILRVREKFSRENLAIIGLSNDNDESLSARFIKNGANDFLQKPFVHEEFHCRVRNTLDSLDMIRSLWETANRDYLTQSFTRRYFFKKHQYEQQENNVFSVALIDIDFFKKVNDSHGHDVGDQVLIEFAKRLETAFGQLFTVARFGGEEFVVAFKGLDGDKTHTLMDKFRQQCANKVIDTSIGPITMTFSCGVATLRSETIDSVLHRADEYLYLAKDAGRNQVVSTR, from the coding sequence TTGAAGTTATTAATTGTTGAAGACAGCCGCACACTTTCCAAAGTACTAAAGCATCTAATCATACAAGAGATAGAGTGCGAGGTAGATATAGCCCCTGATCTTGCATCAGCTATTCATTTACTTGAGCACAATAAATATTTTTTAGTGGTGGCAGATTTAAATTTACCCGATGCGCCTAATGGGGAGATTGTTAGTTTAGTACTGAACTCTTACCATACAACCTGTATTGTATTGACCGCTAGTCTTGACTCTCAGCAGCGTAAAGAACTACTCAAATTAGGCATAGCGGATTATGTGCTTAAAGAGAATCGATATAGCTATGAATATGTAGTTAAGCTGATTTCTCGCCTGAAGCGTAACCAGCAAGTAAAAGTGTTGGTTGCCGATGACTCAGTAGTTAGTCGTAAGTTCGTGCGGGTATTATTAGAACAACATTTATTTCAGGTACTTGAAGCCCATGATGGGGCTCAAGCATTGACGGTATTGAAAGAACAGCCGGATATACAATTATTAATCACCGATTATAATATGCCTAATGTCGATGGTTTTGAGTTGATCTTACGAGTAAGAGAGAAATTCAGCCGTGAAAACCTCGCCATTATTGGGTTATCTAATGATAATGATGAAAGTTTATCAGCACGCTTTATCAAAAACGGTGCAAATGACTTTTTACAAAAACCCTTTGTTCATGAAGAGTTTCACTGCCGCGTACGAAACACCCTAGATTCATTAGATATGATCCGCAGTCTTTGGGAAACCGCTAATCGTGATTATCTAACCCAGTCTTTTACTCGACGATATTTCTTCAAAAAACATCAATATGAGCAGCAAGAAAACAATGTGTTTTCTGTGGCGCTTATTGATATCGACTTTTTCAAAAAAGTGAATGACAGCCATGGTCACGATGTTGGTGATCAGGTTTTGATTGAGTTTGCTAAACGTTTAGAAACGGCATTTGGGCAACTTTTTACCGTAGCAAGATTTGGCGGTGAAGAGTTTGTGGTGGCATTCAAAGGGTTAGACGGTGATAAAACTCATACCTTGATGGATAAATTTAGGCAACAATGCGCCAATAAAGTGATTGATACCTCTATAGGCCCAATCACGATGACATTTAGTTGTGGTGTGGCAACGCTTCGTAGTGAAACCATTGATAGTGTTCTGCACCGTGCAGATGAATATTTATATTTAGCAAAAGACGCAGGCAGAAACCAGGTAGTGTCAACTCGCTAA
- a CDS encoding carbohydrate binding family 9 domain-containing protein has translation MNNYSKTLLILSGLISFSTFAGSSDQFHATLPTLSDDIIIDGDFDEPQWLQAEEVELKFETSPAENVAAPVVTTARIFASQTSLYVAFTAHDPNPQAIRANLRDRDKSWGDDMVGIKLDTFNNARLAYQFFINAYGVQSDSIENELTGQESDAWDGIWYSKGKITETGYQVEVQLPLRLFNFDDSNAVQNWGVEFIRFYPRHENQRFSTHKIDRNVSCKLCQLGVLQGLEGAKQGKDIQITPSLVANQNNQRNLTPSTPWEAESDVEAGLDLRWGITPTTLLNATINPDFSQVESDVGQLDVNNTFALFFPEKRAFFLDNKDYFDSQMELLHTRNISSPDYGVKLTSKTDDHTIGVLAANDIQTQFLVPGNLSSDIATLDQESYNVAARYRYDPSKQLSIGGVMTLKQSDNYQNYVYSTDMKYQPTEQDTFTAQYAFSQTEYPDKFFNQFCKGDDCTIAPIECDLSNCDYNERVLRTNKQDQFSDNMFKLTYQHNRREWYASTQYESVGDDFRADLGFIEKVDAAKFVAGGGYRWYPSENFFNKIQLGGDWDITHTQKGELLEQEAEMFVELEGGYQSYIASGITQRERVGRRHNPSNIDIDNNTQMFDETIGWFYTNFVPLQSIKLELDINYGDSIDFANDRLGTLTMFNPEIEWKMTDSIVLDLSHRYQTLDVNGGRLFTANLTDIRVNWQITLNSFIRLSSVYTNIERDPSLYIYQQPNTKYKDLGNELLYGYKLNPQSVFYIGYSDAFKADDEIDSLTQNDRTYFMKVSYAWLL, from the coding sequence GTGAATAACTACTCAAAAACTCTATTAATACTCAGTGGCCTAATCAGCTTTAGCACCTTTGCCGGCAGTAGTGATCAATTTCATGCCACGCTGCCTACACTGAGCGATGACATTATTATTGATGGTGATTTCGATGAGCCTCAATGGCTGCAAGCTGAAGAAGTTGAATTGAAGTTTGAAACATCACCAGCGGAAAACGTTGCTGCACCAGTGGTTACAACCGCCAGAATATTTGCTTCGCAAACCAGTTTATATGTGGCATTTACCGCTCACGATCCTAATCCACAAGCCATTCGAGCCAATTTGCGTGACCGAGACAAGTCTTGGGGTGATGACATGGTGGGTATTAAACTAGATACATTCAATAATGCCCGGTTGGCCTATCAATTTTTTATCAATGCCTATGGTGTTCAAAGTGATTCAATTGAAAACGAGCTCACAGGACAAGAAAGTGATGCTTGGGATGGTATTTGGTACAGCAAAGGTAAAATCACTGAGACTGGCTATCAAGTAGAAGTTCAACTTCCGCTCAGATTATTCAACTTTGATGATTCAAATGCAGTTCAAAACTGGGGCGTAGAGTTTATCCGCTTTTACCCTCGACATGAAAATCAGCGTTTTTCAACGCATAAAATAGACCGCAATGTGTCATGTAAATTATGTCAGCTGGGGGTTTTACAAGGGTTAGAAGGTGCTAAACAGGGTAAAGATATTCAAATAACGCCGTCACTTGTTGCCAACCAAAATAACCAGCGCAACTTAACCCCTAGTACGCCCTGGGAAGCGGAGTCAGACGTTGAAGCAGGACTGGATTTACGTTGGGGCATAACGCCAACAACACTATTAAATGCAACAATTAACCCCGACTTCTCCCAGGTAGAATCAGATGTGGGTCAATTAGATGTGAACAATACATTTGCACTGTTTTTCCCCGAAAAACGTGCTTTCTTTTTAGATAACAAAGACTACTTTGACAGCCAAATGGAATTGCTTCATACCCGTAATATCAGTTCTCCTGACTACGGGGTAAAACTGACCAGTAAAACCGATGATCATACTATTGGTGTATTAGCTGCAAATGATATCCAGACTCAATTTTTAGTTCCTGGTAATTTAAGCTCAGATATCGCCACCCTTGATCAAGAAAGCTATAACGTAGCAGCGCGATATCGTTACGACCCCAGCAAACAATTATCTATTGGCGGGGTCATGACTCTCAAGCAATCTGATAATTATCAAAACTATGTTTATAGTACTGATATGAAATATCAGCCGACAGAGCAAGACACCTTTACCGCCCAGTATGCATTTTCACAAACAGAATATCCTGATAAGTTTTTTAATCAATTCTGTAAAGGGGATGATTGTACTATTGCTCCAATAGAATGCGATTTAAGTAACTGTGACTATAACGAACGAGTCCTGCGAACGAATAAACAGGACCAATTTAGCGACAATATGTTCAAACTAACCTACCAGCATAATCGTCGCGAATGGTACGCCTCAACACAGTATGAATCTGTGGGTGATGACTTTAGAGCCGATTTAGGCTTTATTGAAAAAGTCGATGCGGCCAAGTTTGTTGCCGGTGGTGGCTATCGCTGGTACCCATCTGAGAACTTTTTTAATAAGATTCAATTAGGTGGCGATTGGGATATTACACATACCCAAAAAGGGGAGTTGCTCGAACAAGAAGCTGAAATGTTTGTTGAACTTGAAGGTGGCTATCAAAGCTATATTGCTTCAGGCATCACCCAACGTGAACGTGTAGGCAGACGCCATAATCCATCCAATATCGACATTGACAACAACACCCAAATGTTTGATGAAACTATAGGCTGGTTTTATACCAACTTTGTACCGCTGCAATCAATCAAGCTAGAGTTGGACATCAATTACGGTGATAGCATCGACTTTGCCAACGATCGCTTAGGCACATTAACCATGTTCAACCCCGAAATTGAATGGAAAATGACCGACTCGATTGTGTTAGATTTATCCCACAGATATCAAACGCTTGATGTTAATGGCGGTAGACTGTTTACCGCAAACCTAACCGACATCCGAGTAAACTGGCAAATTACTCTTAATAGCTTTATCCGCCTGTCTAGTGTGTATACAAATATAGAAAGAGACCCAAGCCTGTATATTTATCAACAACCTAATACCAAATATAAAGACCTAGGTAACGAGTTGCTCTATGGCTACAAACTCAACCCACAAAGTGTGTTCTATATCGGTTACTCAGATGCATTTAAAGCCGATGACGAGATTGATTCGTTAACCCAAAATGACAGAACCTATTTTATGAAAGTCAGCTATGCTTGGTTACTATAG